The following are encoded in a window of Callithrix jacchus isolate 240 chromosome 9, calJac240_pri, whole genome shotgun sequence genomic DNA:
- the CD69 gene encoding early activation antigen CD69 has translation MSSENCFITENSSLHPKSKQESDANSPHFSTQREGFFQVPVLCAVVNVVFITILIITLIALSVGKYNCPGQYTFSVPSDSDVSSCLDDWVGYQRKCYFISTVKKSWTSAQNACSEHGATLVVIDSEKDMNFLKRYAGRGEHWVGLKKEPGQTWKWSDGKEFNNWFNFTGSEKCVFLNNTEVSSMECEKNLHWICNKPYK, from the exons ATGAGCTCTGAAAATTGTTTCATAACAGAGAACAGCTCTTTGCATCCGAAGAGTAAACAAGAAA GTGATGCCAACAGTCCCCATTTTTCAACACAACGTGAAGGGTTCTTCCAAGTTCCTGTCCTATGTGCTGTAGTGAATGTGGTCTTCATCACCATTTTAATCATAACCCTCATTGCCTTATCAG TGGGAAAATACAATTGTCCAGGTCAATACACATTCTCAGTGCCATCAGACAGCGATGTTTCTTCATGTCTGGATGACTGGGTTGGCTACCAGAGGAAATGCTACTTTATTTCCACTGTAAAGAAGAGCTGGACTTCTGCCCAAAATGCTTGTTCTGAACATGGTGCTACTCTTGTTGTCATTGATTCTGAAAAGGACATG aactttctaAAACGATATGCAGGTAGAGGTGAACACTGGGTTGGACTGAAAAAGGAACCTGGTCAGACATGGAAGTGGTCAGATGGCAAAGAATTTAACAACTG GTTCAACTTTACAGGGTCTGAGAAGTGTGTTTTTCTGAATAACACAGAGGTCAGCAGCATGGAATGTGAGAAGAATTTACACTGGATCTGTAACAAACCTTATAAATAA
- the CLECL1 gene encoding LOW QUALITY PROTEIN: putative C-type lectin-like domain family 1 (The sequence of the model RefSeq protein was modified relative to this genomic sequence to represent the inferred CDS: deleted 2 bases in 1 codon), giving the protein MVSYFFHIIQVFKKSVTLINKTEHIGFVIYSWRKFTTHLGSRRKSVISIYLTPEVSFQKYDCPFSGTSSVVFSLFLDVVCAVIKTVRTYPLECPSPLQRSDSHHHGIDLNVVCAMILFFW; this is encoded by the exons ATGGTTAGTTATTTCTTCCATATTATACAAGTATTCAAGAAATCTGTTACCTTGATTAATAAGACTGAGCACATTGGTTTTGTCATTTATTCATGGAGGAAGTTCACCACCCACTTGGGGAGCAGAAGGAAATCTGTCATCTCAATTTACTTAACT CCAGAAGTTTCTTTCCAGAAATATGATTGTCCCTTCAGTGGAACATCATCTGtggtattttctctctttttggatgtAGTCTGTGCTGTCATCAAAACTGTTAGGACTTACCCATTAGAATGCCCATCTCCACTTCAGAGATCTG ATTCTCACCACCATGGAATTGACCTGAACGTTGTATGTGCAATGATATTATTCTTCTGGTAA